A window of Candidatus Saccharibacteria bacterium contains these coding sequences:
- a CDS encoding AI-2E family transporter, translating to MNLTLRIETKTIVRVLLTVTLFGLGIYFLTKIASALTIFAVAAFLALALNPPVTRLANILPGHSRILATAIAYVVVLTILGSLLYVAAPPVYQQTNDFVRNIPNHITELTANNSALARVIDQYDLQDEVAQFVNKAREESGSIAQGVGTSLVSGVSNFMSGTVTMLMILVLTFLMLIEGPSWIRRLWELYNDKRRLARDQRLVRQMYKVVSNYVTGQFLVATINAAGVLVVLFILSQIFDAVSLNIILPITGIIFVAALIPMFGATIGAIIATFALILSSIPAALIFLGYYIIYQQIENNVIQPVVQARTIQLTALMVFTAAILGILALGIIGAVMAIPIAGCLRVLAVDFLTHRDDYFHKDHRHDGKKAALVVK from the coding sequence ATGAACCTTACGCTGCGTATCGAAACCAAGACCATCGTCCGGGTCTTGCTGACAGTGACCCTGTTCGGCCTGGGCATCTACTTTTTGACCAAGATCGCCAGCGCCCTTACTATCTTTGCCGTGGCGGCCTTTCTGGCCCTGGCCTTGAATCCGCCGGTAACCCGGCTGGCCAATATTTTACCGGGCCATAGCCGCATCCTGGCGACGGCTATCGCCTACGTGGTGGTACTGACGATACTTGGGTCGCTGTTGTATGTGGCTGCCCCGCCCGTCTATCAGCAGACTAACGATTTTGTACGTAACATCCCCAACCACATCACGGAGCTGACGGCCAATAACAGCGCCCTGGCCCGGGTCATCGACCAGTACGACCTGCAGGATGAAGTGGCCCAGTTCGTCAATAAGGCGCGCGAAGAATCCGGATCTATCGCCCAAGGCGTCGGCACGTCGCTGGTCAGCGGCGTCAGCAACTTCATGAGCGGTACGGTCACCATGCTGATGATCCTTGTATTGACCTTCCTGATGCTGATTGAAGGGCCGTCCTGGATCCGCCGTCTTTGGGAGCTGTACAACGACAAGCGCCGCCTGGCCCGCGACCAGCGCCTGGTGCGCCAGATGTACAAAGTGGTATCGAACTATGTGACCGGCCAGTTCCTGGTGGCGACTATCAACGCCGCCGGCGTGCTGGTGGTACTGTTCATTCTGTCGCAGATATTCGATGCCGTCTCGCTTAATATTATCCTGCCGATCACGGGTATCATCTTTGTGGCTGCTTTGATTCCGATGTTCGGGGCTACCATCGGTGCTATCATCGCTACGTTCGCGTTGATTCTCAGTAGTATTCCTGCCGCTTTAATCTTTCTGGGCTACTACATCATCTACCAGCAGATTGAGAACAACGTCATTCAGCCAGTCGTGCAGGCGCGCACGATTCAGTTGACGGCGCTGATGGTCTTTACTGCTGCCATTCTTGGTATCCTTGCCCTCGGCATCATCGGTGCGGTCATGGCCATTCCCATTGCCGGTTGCCTGCGCGTGCTGGCTGTTGACTTTCTTACTCATCGTGACGATTACTTCCACAAAGATCACCGCCATGATGGCAAGAAAGCCGCCCTCGTCGTCAAGTAA